A section of the Triticum dicoccoides isolate Atlit2015 ecotype Zavitan chromosome 7A, WEW_v2.0, whole genome shotgun sequence genome encodes:
- the LOC119334501 gene encoding MADS-box transcription factor 29-like, translated as MGRGRVEIRRIANDVSRRATFGKRSAGLLKKARELAVLCDVDLGVLVFDGAGSGRHAHYCSPNTSWTELMQRYDSITNDQLQGNEGTNHHDHQQLLTDIARLRRERDHLEATLQRHTGEDLPSGAAAAELRDLEQRLECALDKVREMKDKLMEEQLDESHNRMHILEEQNSFLRHMMSEEGRQRAAVEASAVVAELMAPIQPATLFGGFFPEVEEEAVTSLRLWP; from the exons ATGGGCCGCGGGAGGGTGGAGATCAGGCGGATCGCCAACGACGTCTCGCGGCGGGCCACCTTCGGCAAGCGCAGCGCcgggctgctcaagaaggcgcgggAGCTCGCCGTGCTCTGCGACGTCGACCTCGGCGTCCTCGTCTtcgacggcgccggcagcggcaggCACGCCCACTACTGCAGCCCCAACACCAG CTGGACCGAGCTAATGCAGCGCTACGACAGCATCACCAACGACCAGTTGCAGGGGAATGAGGGCACAAATCATCATGATCATCAG CAACTGTTGACGGATATCGCAAGGTTGAGGCGAGAGCGTGACCATCTCGAGGCCACCCTGCAGAGGCACACCGGAGAAGACCTGCCATCGGGCGCGGCCGCGGCGGAGCTCCGTGATCTGGAGCAGCGGCTAGAATGCGCGTTGGATAAAGTCCGTGAAATGAAG GATAAACTGATGGAGGAGCAGTTGGACGAATCACACAACAGG ATGCACATCCtggaggagcagaacagcttccttCGCCACATG ATGAGCGAGGAGGGGCGGCAACGTGCTGCCGTGGAGGCgtcggcggtggtggcggagctcatGGCGCCGATACAGCCGGCGACGCTGTTCGGGGGCTTCTtcccggaggtggaggaggaggcagtgACTTCGCTGCGGCTGTGGCCGTAG
- the LOC119333876 gene encoding aspartic proteinase nepenthesin-1-like, with translation MPTAPAAACSLLLLLLLVAPVAAGECVIDGVRWSAWANRGHLEEGLVIPAQTFSAFTFDLSVGLQTLSVVMDISSELVWVQCGPGLRRTFAPIAPCPSSVRNNSGSFGQIHYADRTCHPGDHGCAARCGYVEPIYGAGNTSGYLATEAFGLGNRVFTDMVFGCSDNVTLRDGLDGVSGFVGFSRGPLSLVSQRQISSFSYFFVLPDDPDNGKAFVSLSWGDAAYHHADVKGSHTPLLAARPNQNPYLYYVNLTGLQVDGQLLTDIPAGTFDVRPNGSGGVFLSTTLPFTYLEPAAYTVLRRELMSRIRSQGLAPVNATAGHSLCFLTQHFSKLKKVPKLALVFDGAHATMELKAQNYFLPVPDGQTTCLSILPSTTGGSVLGSLLQTGRTMTYDIHGDGGGQLTFSGAPAPAQVSLATLLLVWVLLF, from the exons ATGCCGA CTGCCCCAGCTGCAGCTTGCTCGCTTCTTCTGCTTCTCCTTCTGGTGGCGCCGGTGGCCGCCGGTGAGTGCGTCATCGATGGTGTCCGTTGGTCGGCTTGGGCCAACAGGGGTCACTTGGAGGAGGGCCTCGTCATCCCGGCGCAGACGTTCAGCGCCTTCACCTTCGACCTCTCCGTCGGCCTGCAGACCCTCTCGGTCGTCATGGACATCTCCAGCGAGCTCGTCTGGGTGCAGTGCGGGCCCGGGCTCAGGCGCACCTTCGCCCCGATCGCCCCCTGCCCATCATCCGTGCGCAACAACTCCGGCTCCTTCGGCCAGATCCACTACGCCGACCGGACTTGCCATCCCGGCGACCACGGCTGCGCAGCCCGCTGCGGGTACGTAGAGCCCATCTACGGCGCCGGCAACACGTCCGGCTACCTCGCCACCGAAGCGTTCGGTTTGGGGAACAGGGTCTTCACCGATATGGTGTTCGGCTGCAGCGACAACGTCACGCTGCGGGACGGCCTCGACGGCGTCTCCGGCTTCGTCGGATTCAGCAGGGGCCCCCTCTCCCTCGTCTCGCAGCGGCAGATCTCCAGCTTCTCCTACTTCTTCGTGCTCCCCGACGACCCCGACAACGGCAAGGCCTTCGTTAGCTTGAGCTGGGGAGACGCCGCATATCACCACGCCGACGTCAAGGGCAGCCACACGCCGCTGCTGGCGGCCAGGCCCAACCAGAACCCTTACTTGTACTACGTCAACCTCACCGGCCTGCAGGTGGACGGGCAGCTCCTCACCGACATCCCGGCGGGGACCTTCGACGTCCGGCCGAACGGCTCCGGCGGGGTGTTCCTCAGCACCACCCTGCCCTTCACCTACCTCGAGCCGGCCGCGTACACGGTTCTGAGACGGGAGCTCATGAGCAGGATCCGATCGCAGGGCCTGGCTCCGGTGAACGCTACGGCCGGCCACAGCCTGTGCTTCCTCACGCAGCACTTCTCCAAGCTGAAGAAGGTTCCCAAGCTGGCCCTGGTGTTCGACGGCGCCCACGCGACGATGGAGCTCAAGGCGCAGAACTACTTCTTGCCCGTCCCTGACGGGCAGACGACGTGCCTGAGCATACTGCCCTCGACCACCGGCGGGTCCGTCCTAGGCAGCCTGCTGCAGACCGGCAGGACGATGACCTACGAcatccatggcgacggcggcggccagcTGACGTTCTCGGGAGCGCCAGCGCCGGCGCAGGTGTCGCTGGCTACGCTTTTACTAGTCTGGGTGCTCCTCTTCTAG